In the Gallaecimonas pentaromativorans genome, one interval contains:
- the parE gene encoding DNA topoisomerase IV subunit B, with protein MSNQYTSQDLEVLEGLEPVKRRPGMYTDTTRPNHLGQEVIDNSVDEALAGHASKVEVILHEDQSLEVIDDGRGMPVDIHPEKGVPGVELILCKLHAGGKFSSKNYQFSGGLHGVGISVVNALSSRVEVAIKRDGQEYTIAFEHGAKVEDLTVVGTVGKRNTGTRVRFWPDTSYFDSPRFSVNRLKHILKAKAVLCPGLTIKFDDRVNKESVEWHFERGLEDYLSDAVAEWPKLPEAPFVGSLAATTEAVDWAVLWLHEGGELTQESYVNLIPTAQGGTHVNGLRQGLLEAMREFCEFRNLLPRGLKLTPEDVWERCAFVLSVKMQDPQFAGQTKERLSSRQCASFVSGVVKDSFSLWLNSNTEVAEMLAEHFISNAQRRTRSAKKVARKKVTSGPALPGKLTDCTSDDPARTELFLVEGDSAGGSAKQARDRDFQAVMPLRGKILNTWEVDSGEILASQEVHDISVAIGMDPDSAAMDGLRYGKVCILADADSDGLHIATLLCALFLRHFRPLVDNGHVYVAMPPLFRIDLGKDVFYALDEQEKQGVLDRLSGEGRRGKPQVTRFKGLGEMNPLQLRETTMDPATRRLVQLTVDDAEQTLALMDMLLAKKRSGDRKEWLEANGHQAELA; from the coding sequence ATGAGCAATCAGTACACCTCACAAGATCTGGAAGTCCTCGAAGGCCTGGAACCGGTAAAACGCCGCCCCGGCATGTACACCGACACCACCAGGCCCAACCACCTTGGTCAGGAAGTTATCGACAACTCCGTCGACGAAGCCCTGGCCGGGCACGCCAGCAAGGTGGAGGTGATACTGCACGAAGACCAGTCTTTGGAGGTCATCGACGACGGCCGCGGTATGCCGGTGGATATCCACCCGGAAAAAGGCGTGCCGGGGGTGGAGCTGATCCTCTGTAAACTCCATGCTGGCGGTAAGTTTTCCAGCAAGAACTACCAGTTCTCCGGCGGTTTGCACGGGGTGGGCATTTCGGTGGTTAACGCGCTGTCCAGCCGGGTGGAAGTGGCCATCAAGCGCGACGGCCAGGAATACACCATCGCTTTTGAACACGGCGCCAAAGTCGAAGACTTGACCGTGGTGGGCACCGTCGGCAAGCGCAACACCGGCACCCGGGTGCGTTTTTGGCCTGATACCAGCTATTTTGACTCGCCCCGCTTTTCGGTCAATCGCCTCAAGCACATTCTCAAAGCCAAGGCGGTACTGTGCCCGGGACTGACCATCAAGTTCGACGACAGGGTCAACAAAGAAAGCGTTGAATGGCATTTCGAGCGGGGCCTGGAAGATTACTTGAGTGACGCCGTGGCCGAATGGCCCAAACTCCCCGAGGCGCCTTTTGTGGGCAGCCTGGCGGCGACTACCGAAGCGGTGGACTGGGCGGTATTGTGGCTGCATGAAGGCGGCGAGCTGACCCAGGAATCCTACGTTAACCTCATCCCCACCGCCCAGGGCGGTACCCACGTTAATGGCTTGCGTCAGGGGCTGCTGGAGGCCATGCGCGAGTTTTGCGAATTTCGTAACCTTTTGCCCCGTGGCCTGAAATTAACCCCGGAAGATGTCTGGGAGCGCTGCGCCTTCGTGCTTAGCGTCAAGATGCAGGACCCGCAGTTCGCCGGCCAGACCAAAGAGCGCTTGTCCTCGCGCCAGTGCGCCAGTTTTGTGTCCGGGGTGGTCAAGGACAGCTTCAGCCTGTGGCTGAACTCCAACACCGAAGTGGCGGAGATGCTGGCCGAGCACTTTATCTCCAATGCTCAGCGCCGTACCCGCAGCGCCAAGAAGGTGGCCCGTAAGAAGGTCACCTCAGGCCCGGCCCTGCCGGGCAAACTCACCGATTGCACCAGCGACGATCCGGCCCGCACCGAGCTATTTTTGGTGGAAGGGGACTCGGCCGGCGGCAGCGCCAAGCAGGCCCGCGACCGGGATTTTCAGGCGGTGATGCCGCTTCGCGGTAAAATCCTCAACACCTGGGAAGTGGACTCCGGGGAGATCCTTGCCAGCCAGGAAGTGCACGACATCTCGGTGGCCATCGGCATGGACCCGGATTCTGCGGCGATGGACGGGCTTCGCTACGGCAAGGTCTGCATTCTCGCCGATGCCGACTCTGACGGCCTGCACATTGCCACCTTGCTGTGCGCGCTGTTCCTGCGCCACTTTAGGCCGCTGGTGGATAACGGCCATGTCTATGTAGCCATGCCGCCGCTGTTTCGTATCGACTTGGGCAAAGATGTGTTCTACGCCCTTGATGAGCAAGAAAAGCAAGGTGTGCTCGACCGCCTGAGCGGTGAAGGCCGGCGCGGTAAGCCGCAGGTCACCCGCTTTAAGGGCTTGGGTGAGATGAACCCGCTGCAACTGCGCGAAACCACCATGGACCCTGCCACCCGCCGCTTGGTGCAGCTGACCGTGGATGACGCCGAACAAACCCTGGCCTTGATGGACATGCTGCTGGCCAAGAAGCGCTCTGGCGATCGCAAAGAGTGGCTCGAAGCCAACGGCCACCAGGCGGAGCTGGCGTGA
- the parC gene encoding DNA topoisomerase IV subunit A yields the protein MDDIAASLDGIERMPLRRFTESAYLNYSMYVIQDRALPHLGDGLKPVQRRIVYAMSELGLSAAAKYKKSARTVGDVLGKYHPHGDSACYEAMVLMAQPFSYRYPLVDGQGNWGAPDDPKSFAAMRYTESRLAKFSEVLLSELGQGTVDWVPNFDGTLDEPAVLPARLPHVLINGTTGIAVGMATDIPPHNARELTAACVHLLAHPKATVEELMSFVPGPDYPTEAEIITPGDDLKKLYETGRGSVKMRAKYEVADGEVVVTALPHQASSGKILEQIAAQMQAKKLPMVADLRDESDHENPVRLVIVPKSNRVDLDAVMAHLFATTDLEKSYRVNLNVIGLDGRPQVKPLNVMLGEWLQYRTGVVTRRLQYRLDKVEARLHVLAGLLIAFLNIDDVIHIIRTEDQPKPALMTRFGLSATQAEAILELKLRHLAKLEEMKIRGEQDELAKERDELNRLLGSEKALKALIKKELEADAKTYGDDRRSPLVVRSEAKALSEKELMPTEAVTVVLSTNGWARTAKGHDIEPENLSYKSGDGFKAAARGKSNQPVVFIDSSGRSFACDAFALPSARSQGEPLTTRFNPVAGETFDQVLLGEDNDLFLMASDAGYGFVCKFSDMVSRQKAGKALVSLPTGAKLLPPVAIGKAAEDARVLAITNEGRMLLFPLADLPALAKGKGNKIISIPSARAASREEVVRQLTVLRPGDSLVAYAGKRKLTLKPDDLEHYLGERGRRGAKLPRGLQRVDEVQVSAPGSSQSEPQGSEEE from the coding sequence ATGGATGACATCGCAGCGAGTCTCGACGGCATCGAACGCATGCCCCTGCGCCGCTTCACCGAATCGGCCTATTTGAACTATTCCATGTACGTTATCCAGGACCGCGCCTTGCCGCACCTGGGTGACGGCCTCAAGCCGGTGCAGCGCCGCATCGTCTATGCCATGAGCGAGCTGGGCCTGAGCGCGGCCGCCAAGTACAAGAAATCGGCCCGTACCGTCGGTGACGTGCTGGGTAAATACCACCCCCACGGCGACAGCGCCTGCTACGAAGCCATGGTGCTGATGGCTCAGCCCTTTTCCTACCGCTACCCGCTGGTAGACGGCCAGGGTAACTGGGGGGCGCCGGACGACCCCAAATCCTTCGCCGCCATGCGTTACACCGAATCGCGGCTGGCGAAATTCTCCGAGGTGCTGCTGTCTGAGCTGGGGCAGGGCACGGTGGACTGGGTACCCAACTTCGACGGCACCCTGGACGAGCCGGCGGTGTTGCCGGCGCGCCTGCCTCATGTGCTGATCAACGGCACCACCGGCATTGCCGTGGGCATGGCGACCGATATTCCGCCCCATAACGCGCGGGAGCTGACGGCGGCCTGTGTGCACCTGCTGGCCCACCCCAAGGCCACCGTAGAAGAGCTGATGAGTTTCGTGCCGGGGCCTGATTACCCCACCGAGGCTGAGATAATCACCCCCGGCGATGACCTTAAAAAACTCTACGAGACCGGCCGTGGCAGCGTGAAGATGCGCGCCAAGTATGAAGTGGCCGACGGCGAAGTGGTGGTCACGGCGCTGCCGCACCAGGCCAGCTCCGGCAAAATTTTGGAACAAATCGCTGCCCAGATGCAGGCCAAGAAGCTGCCGATGGTGGCCGACCTTCGCGATGAGTCCGACCACGAAAACCCGGTGCGGCTGGTGATCGTGCCCAAGTCCAACCGGGTCGATTTGGACGCGGTGATGGCGCACCTTTTTGCCACCACCGACCTTGAGAAGAGCTACCGGGTCAACCTCAACGTCATCGGCCTCGATGGCCGGCCCCAGGTCAAACCGCTCAATGTGATGCTGGGCGAATGGCTGCAATATCGCACCGGGGTGGTAACCCGCCGCCTGCAATATCGCCTTGACAAAGTGGAAGCCCGCCTGCATGTGCTGGCCGGCCTGTTGATTGCCTTTCTCAATATCGATGACGTCATTCACATCATCCGCACCGAAGACCAGCCAAAGCCGGCGCTGATGACCCGCTTTGGCCTCTCCGCTACCCAGGCCGAAGCCATCCTTGAGCTGAAACTGCGCCACTTGGCCAAGCTCGAAGAGATGAAAATCCGCGGCGAGCAGGATGAGCTGGCCAAAGAGCGTGACGAGCTGAACCGCCTGCTGGGCTCTGAAAAGGCACTCAAGGCCCTTATCAAGAAAGAACTGGAAGCGGACGCCAAAACCTACGGTGACGACCGCCGCTCACCACTGGTGGTGCGCAGCGAAGCCAAGGCCCTTAGCGAAAAAGAGCTGATGCCCACCGAAGCGGTGACCGTGGTGCTCTCCACCAATGGCTGGGCCCGCACCGCCAAGGGCCACGACATCGAGCCCGAGAATTTAAGTTACAAATCCGGCGACGGCTTCAAGGCGGCGGCGCGCGGCAAGAGCAACCAGCCGGTAGTGTTTATCGACAGCTCCGGGCGCAGCTTTGCCTGCGACGCCTTTGCGCTGCCGTCGGCCCGTTCTCAGGGCGAGCCGCTGACCACCCGCTTTAACCCGGTGGCAGGGGAGACCTTCGACCAGGTGTTGCTGGGCGAGGATAACGACCTGTTCTTGATGGCCTCCGACGCTGGTTACGGTTTTGTCTGCAAATTCAGCGACATGGTCAGTCGCCAAAAAGCCGGTAAGGCACTGGTGAGCCTGCCCACCGGCGCCAAGTTGCTGCCGCCGGTGGCCATCGGCAAGGCTGCCGAAGATGCCAGGGTCTTGGCTATCACCAACGAGGGGCGGATGTTGCTGTTCCCGCTGGCCGATTTACCGGCGCTGGCCAAGGGCAAGGGCAATAAGATCATCTCCATTCCCTCGGCCCGGGCCGCCAGCCGCGAAGAAGTGGTGCGCCAGCTGACCGTGCTGCGCCCCGGCGACAGCCTGGTGGCCTATGCCGGCAAGCGCAAGCTGACCCTCAAGCCCGACGATCTCGAGCACTACCTGGGTGAGCGAGGCCGCCGCGGCGCCAAGCTGCCCCGTGGCCTGCAACGGGTAGACGAGGTACAAGTGAGCGCCCCTGGCAGCAGCCAGAGCGAGCCGCAGGGTTCGGAAGAAGAGTAA
- a CDS encoding putative bifunctional diguanylate cyclase/phosphodiesterase has protein sequence MKPQGAMLSLRWQLLVPVFCMLVLIFAGFVAVHQRSLDNLYGKIRDMAGQYTQSDVLYRLDRQQYANATLNCADGCRVQSGERRLSLRALSQQVNLPLMVVKDQGSVAVLQSTADIKPRLSHQCLGHAVCDVSGYWYIPMLKSGDLTLLGVLDAQSLLGEKDQALLTSLVPGLLGLLVCLGLFYLLLSRPLERLSAISDALPLLARGAYEGFRIRLRAIGRQQKLLDEPTLLAQRLEEMSLQLENMESQLQRRADELEWLASHDVLTNLMNRRRFENELQGYLKSRRVMTLLFMDLDDFKFVNDVAGHKVGDRLLVRVAKVLQQLMPESASVCRVGGDEFAVLIPGLSEAGEEALLAKLFRALREVRVSGGGQLHSPSVSIGVARLPQDGDDLEEVMARVDVAMYKAKELGKNRFVRATGQGSEQELGRHLYWLEKSKHGINASNLCLYFQPIVDTETRDVAHFETLLRTRDRDGAWVSPVDFIRAAEQTGRTAELDLWVFRSLLALMERLPVDDRVRFSVNLSPKTFGELDAMAQIAEELQQKSQLAHKLIIEITETAALTNLEQARRSIQQLKAIGCHFALDDFGVGYSSFHTLKTLPVDFIKIDGSFIRGLASQDADSIFVRALVEIASHFGYRTIAEFVEDEEVAELLDILQVSFMQGYLFGKPQAADVLWPDMAVA, from the coding sequence GTGAAACCACAAGGTGCCATGTTAAGCCTGCGCTGGCAGCTGCTGGTGCCGGTGTTCTGCATGCTGGTGCTTATTTTTGCCGGCTTTGTGGCGGTGCATCAGCGCAGCCTCGATAACCTCTATGGCAAAATTCGCGACATGGCCGGCCAGTACACCCAGAGCGATGTGCTCTACCGCCTTGACCGCCAGCAATACGCCAACGCTACTTTAAATTGCGCCGACGGCTGCCGGGTGCAAAGCGGCGAGCGCCGACTGTCTTTAAGAGCCCTTAGCCAGCAGGTCAACCTGCCGCTGATGGTGGTCAAAGACCAAGGCAGTGTGGCCGTGCTGCAAAGCACGGCTGACATCAAGCCCCGTCTTAGCCACCAATGCCTTGGCCATGCGGTTTGTGATGTGAGTGGGTATTGGTATATCCCGATGCTAAAAAGTGGCGATCTGACGTTGCTGGGAGTGCTGGATGCCCAATCCCTTCTTGGCGAAAAAGACCAGGCGCTGCTGACCTCACTTGTCCCCGGCCTATTGGGGTTGCTGGTGTGTTTGGGGCTCTTTTACTTGCTGCTAAGCCGCCCCTTGGAGCGGCTTAGCGCCATCAGTGATGCCCTGCCGCTCTTGGCGCGCGGTGCCTACGAAGGTTTTCGTATTCGCCTGCGCGCCATCGGCCGCCAGCAAAAGCTGCTGGACGAGCCCACCTTGCTGGCCCAGCGCCTCGAAGAGATGTCGTTGCAGCTTGAGAACATGGAAAGCCAGCTACAGCGCCGCGCCGACGAACTGGAATGGCTGGCCAGCCACGATGTGCTCACCAACCTGATGAACCGGCGCCGCTTTGAGAACGAACTGCAGGGCTATCTGAAAAGCCGTCGGGTGATGACCCTGCTGTTTATGGATCTCGACGACTTTAAATTCGTCAACGACGTGGCCGGCCATAAAGTGGGCGACCGCCTCTTGGTGCGAGTAGCTAAGGTGCTACAACAACTGATGCCTGAGAGTGCCAGTGTGTGCCGGGTGGGTGGCGACGAGTTTGCGGTGCTTATTCCGGGGCTCTCTGAGGCCGGTGAAGAAGCGCTGCTGGCCAAGCTGTTTCGCGCCCTTCGTGAAGTGCGGGTGAGCGGCGGTGGCCAGCTGCACTCGCCGTCGGTTTCCATTGGTGTGGCGCGGCTGCCACAAGACGGCGACGACCTCGAAGAAGTGATGGCCCGGGTGGACGTGGCCATGTACAAGGCCAAGGAGCTGGGTAAGAACCGCTTTGTGCGGGCTACCGGCCAGGGCAGCGAGCAAGAGCTTGGCCGCCACCTTTACTGGCTGGAAAAGTCCAAGCACGGTATCAACGCCAGTAACCTGTGTTTGTACTTCCAGCCCATCGTTGACACCGAAACCCGCGATGTGGCCCATTTTGAGACCTTGCTGCGCACCCGTGACCGGGACGGCGCCTGGGTGTCGCCGGTGGATTTTATCCGCGCCGCCGAGCAGACCGGCCGCACCGCCGAGCTGGACTTATGGGTCTTTAGAAGCCTGCTGGCATTGATGGAAAGGCTGCCGGTCGATGACCGGGTGCGGTTCTCGGTCAACCTCTCGCCCAAGACCTTTGGGGAGCTGGACGCCATGGCCCAGATAGCCGAAGAACTGCAGCAAAAGTCGCAGCTGGCGCACAAGCTGATTATCGAGATCACCGAAACGGCGGCGCTAACCAACCTCGAACAGGCGCGCCGTTCCATCCAGCAGCTCAAGGCCATTGGTTGCCATTTTGCGCTGGACGACTTCGGGGTAGGGTACTCGTCCTTTCATACCCTCAAGACCCTGCCGGTGGATTTCATCAAGATTGACGGCTCCTTTATTCGCGGCCTTGCCAGCCAGGATGCCGACTCCATTTTCGTGCGCGCCCTGGTGGAGATCGCCAGCCATTTTGGCTACCGCACCATTGCCGAATTTGTCGAAGACGAAGAAGTGGCCGAGCTGCTGGATATCCTGCAGGTCAGCTTCATGCAGGGCTACCTGTTCGGCAAGCCCCAGGCGGCAGACGTGCTCTGGCCCGACATGGCCGTAGCGTAA
- the cpdA gene encoding 3',5'-cyclic-AMP phosphodiesterase encodes MNLQTLVPEKDILSFWVLTDPHLFKDDSGALMGIPTWQSFAAAQQLLDEGADAWLLTGDLAQDHQPQTYQLLKDALAGRPWFAIPGNHDDPAAMNAVFGEPVKRLRSKHWQVLLLNSHDPGKVSGWLTDAELALIDEAANDDLHTLVVVHHHPLPCGSTWLDQHQLKNGEALLARMAKLPKAKAVLFGHIHQEVDRLAGDVRLLATPSTCVQFMPNSQDFAVDALGPGCRQLKLLPDGNIETRVLRVAPEQFAVDKHASGY; translated from the coding sequence TTGAACCTGCAGACCCTCGTTCCTGAAAAGGACATCCTGAGCTTTTGGGTTCTGACCGATCCCCATCTTTTTAAAGACGACAGTGGCGCCCTGATGGGCATTCCCACCTGGCAGAGTTTTGCTGCGGCTCAGCAGTTGTTGGATGAGGGGGCTGACGCCTGGTTGTTGACCGGCGATCTGGCGCAGGATCACCAGCCGCAAACCTATCAGTTGCTTAAAGACGCACTGGCTGGCCGTCCCTGGTTTGCTATTCCCGGCAACCATGACGACCCTGCCGCCATGAACGCTGTTTTTGGCGAGCCCGTAAAACGTTTGCGCAGTAAGCACTGGCAAGTGTTGTTGCTCAATTCCCATGACCCAGGCAAGGTGAGCGGCTGGTTGACCGACGCCGAACTGGCCTTGATTGACGAAGCGGCCAACGACGACCTGCACACCCTGGTGGTGGTGCACCATCACCCCTTGCCCTGCGGCTCGACCTGGCTTGACCAGCACCAGCTGAAAAACGGCGAGGCGTTGCTGGCGCGTATGGCGAAATTGCCCAAGGCCAAGGCCGTACTCTTTGGCCACATCCACCAGGAAGTGGACCGCCTGGCCGGAGATGTCCGGCTGCTGGCTACCCCTTCGACCTGTGTGCAGTTCATGCCCAACAGCCAGGATTTTGCCGTGGACGCCCTAGGGCCAGGCTGTCGCCAGCTCAAGTTGCTGCCAGACGGCAACATTGAAACCCGGGTGCTGCGGGTGGCGCCAGAGCAGTTTGCGGTGGACAAACACGCCAGCGGCTACTGA
- the nudF gene encoding ADP-ribose diphosphatase has product MHQNFTAADVEIKEKQPLYRGFFTMMRYVLRHRKFDGGWSPWLTREVFERGHAAVALPYDPRTDEVVLLRQFRIGAMATSQDPWLYELVAGIIEEGESPEEVAVRETAEESGLTVGRVKPVLSYLASPGGTTERLHIFAVEVDASKAQGIHGLDDEGEDIAVCRLPRQQALAMLEQGQIDNAASVIGLQWLALHVEELRALWR; this is encoded by the coding sequence ATGCACCAGAATTTCACCGCAGCCGATGTCGAAATAAAGGAAAAACAGCCGCTTTACCGGGGCTTTTTTACCATGATGCGCTACGTTTTGCGCCACCGGAAATTCGACGGCGGCTGGAGCCCTTGGCTGACCCGTGAAGTGTTCGAACGGGGTCATGCTGCCGTGGCACTGCCTTACGATCCCCGCACCGACGAAGTGGTGCTGCTGCGCCAGTTTCGCATTGGCGCCATGGCAACATCCCAGGACCCCTGGCTCTACGAACTGGTGGCTGGGATCATAGAGGAAGGGGAGTCGCCAGAAGAAGTGGCGGTGCGGGAAACCGCCGAGGAATCGGGATTGACCGTCGGCCGCGTCAAGCCGGTGCTGAGTTACCTGGCCTCGCCAGGCGGGACTACCGAGCGTTTGCATATCTTTGCCGTGGAAGTCGACGCCAGTAAGGCGCAAGGCATTCATGGTCTGGATGACGAAGGCGAAGACATCGCCGTTTGCCGCCTGCCCCGGCAACAAGCCCTGGCCATGTTGGAGCAAGGCCAAATAGACAACGCCGCCAGTGTCATAGGACTGCAATGGCTGGCGCTCCATGTTGAGGAACTGCGCGCCTTATGGCGGTAA
- a CDS encoding DUF1249 domain-containing protein, translating to MAVKKKGYRPSLRALHTTCEHNYAALMKLARRLNNVGDSVSYQVGHSQRYRLRLDEDFPYTSTISIEQQGGLPHYLKALMMVRLYHDVRMAEVCASQHFSRLAPRYPYPNDKMHLPDEKMQVNLFLTEWLKLCLKDGRSSSDFLASLQ from the coding sequence ATGGCGGTAAAGAAGAAAGGCTACCGGCCCAGTTTGCGGGCCTTGCACACCACCTGCGAGCACAACTATGCGGCGCTGATGAAGCTGGCGCGGCGGCTCAATAACGTGGGTGACAGCGTGTCCTACCAGGTTGGCCACAGCCAGCGTTATCGGCTGCGCCTGGACGAAGATTTCCCTTACACCTCCACCATCTCTATCGAACAGCAGGGCGGGCTGCCGCATTATTTGAAGGCGCTGATGATGGTGCGTCTCTACCACGATGTACGGATGGCTGAAGTGTGCGCAAGCCAGCACTTTTCACGCCTGGCACCCCGCTACCCATACCCCAATGATAAGATGCATCTCCCTGACGAAAAAATGCAGGTTAATCTGTTTCTTACCGAGTGGCTCAAGCTGTGTCTCAAGGACGGGAGGAGCAGTTCAGATTTTCTTGCCAGCTTGCAATAG
- a CDS encoding YqiA/YcfP family alpha/beta fold hydrolase gives MRLYYLHGFNSSPQSDKARVVSHYVTKHCPGTELVLPTLHFAPASAMALLDADIAAHPGPKALIGSSLGGFYATYLAERHGLKAVLVNPAVRPFELLADYLGPQVNPYTGETFEVSHRHMAELLALFVPVLSHPERLWLLQKEGDEVLDWRQARDHYQGARQTIEAGGDHAFTDLDKHLGQMAAFLDLC, from the coding sequence ATGCGGCTCTATTACCTGCACGGCTTCAACTCTTCGCCCCAGTCCGACAAGGCTCGGGTGGTGAGCCATTATGTAACCAAACATTGCCCCGGCACTGAGCTGGTGTTGCCAACCCTGCATTTTGCCCCGGCCAGCGCCATGGCCCTGTTGGACGCCGACATCGCTGCCCACCCCGGCCCCAAGGCCCTGATTGGCAGCTCCCTCGGCGGCTTTTATGCCACCTATCTTGCCGAGCGCCATGGTCTTAAAGCGGTGCTGGTGAACCCGGCGGTCCGGCCCTTTGAGCTGCTTGCCGATTACCTCGGCCCCCAGGTCAACCCCTATACCGGCGAAACCTTTGAGGTTAGCCACCGGCACATGGCCGAATTGTTGGCCCTTTTTGTACCGGTGCTCAGCCACCCCGAGCGATTGTGGCTGTTGCAAAAAGAAGGGGATGAAGTACTCGACTGGCGCCAGGCCCGCGACCACTACCAAGGGGCGCGCCAGACCATTGAAGCCGGCGGCGACCATGCCTTTACTGACCTGGATAAGCACCTGGGCCAGATGGCCGCCTTTTTAGACTTGTGTTGA